A stretch of Sphingorhabdus sp. YGSMI21 DNA encodes these proteins:
- a CDS encoding energy transducer TonB yields MNLLIGRMLAGAATLGLLLQGPVARASTCNMFREVVALDPDRWREPCYNALRDRTGFLGRITRGALGEEEAWGYAEAFATGDSGCTEDDDFAFEIANAAIDWPLNKNIQPWKIDFLDYHVPEYLNEERKRMISWFKWIGNPTRVDGLPRGWTEDEARQQILREDHWERVRARFGSFLANPLQDKLLFEASIDPESERFDLDEALAMVSILGDVSVERKTRIAELLVDPRIGHLDYHNAAQLVAWYSPFLQSEAEPVSISKAKWIWARIAQNMLDSIDPAIRKKGQAILATGDPYQDEPMALNEVQLPQIPDLILLKKWPDGLALTRGQNFDRLVAANDYPSIAMRQEQEGAVGLAALFGPDGKFSDLVILISSGVERLDEAARRTVLRRLQPDFKALILKGFSGNNVLAPLPVIEWKLPRAGEPQPGSKRYRNGRIIVTAQMVEMPVALDTSYGCQDWPSWKN; encoded by the coding sequence ATGAATCTGTTGATTGGCAGAATGCTGGCAGGTGCTGCAACGCTTGGGCTTCTGTTGCAGGGGCCGGTTGCCCGGGCTTCCACCTGCAATATGTTCAGGGAAGTCGTGGCACTCGATCCTGACCGCTGGAGAGAGCCATGCTATAACGCCCTCCGCGACAGGACAGGATTTCTGGGCAGGATAACGCGCGGGGCGCTAGGTGAGGAAGAAGCCTGGGGATATGCAGAGGCATTTGCCACGGGCGACTCCGGTTGCACCGAAGATGATGATTTTGCCTTTGAAATCGCGAATGCTGCGATAGACTGGCCGCTCAACAAGAATATCCAACCGTGGAAGATCGATTTCCTGGACTATCACGTTCCGGAATATCTGAATGAAGAGCGAAAACGAATGATTTCCTGGTTCAAGTGGATAGGGAATCCAACGCGCGTTGACGGGCTTCCCCGGGGGTGGACCGAGGATGAAGCGCGGCAGCAGATCCTGCGCGAAGATCATTGGGAAAGGGTCCGCGCGCGCTTCGGAAGTTTTCTGGCCAATCCGCTGCAGGACAAGCTGTTATTCGAGGCATCGATTGATCCGGAGAGCGAAAGGTTCGATCTCGATGAGGCGTTGGCCATGGTATCGATACTGGGGGACGTTTCCGTCGAACGAAAAACCCGGATCGCGGAACTTCTTGTCGACCCGAGAATTGGCCATTTGGATTATCACAATGCCGCGCAGCTCGTAGCCTGGTATTCACCGTTTTTGCAGTCGGAAGCTGAACCGGTGTCAATTTCCAAAGCCAAGTGGATATGGGCACGTATCGCGCAAAATATGCTGGATAGTATTGACCCAGCGATCCGCAAGAAAGGGCAGGCGATATTGGCGACGGGTGATCCCTATCAGGACGAACCTATGGCGTTGAACGAGGTTCAGCTGCCGCAAATTCCTGATCTGATATTGCTGAAAAAATGGCCGGACGGTCTTGCGCTCACGCGCGGCCAAAATTTTGATCGCCTGGTCGCGGCTAATGACTATCCGTCGATCGCCATGCGCCAGGAACAGGAAGGAGCGGTCGGGTTGGCGGCCCTGTTTGGCCCCGACGGAAAATTTTCCGATCTCGTCATCCTGATTTCCAGTGGCGTTGAACGGCTGGACGAGGCCGCGCGAAGAACTGTCCTAAGGCGCCTTCAACCGGATTTTAAAGCTCTGATATTGAAAGGATTTTCCGGCAATAACGTGCTGGCACCGCTGCCCGTTATTGAATGGAAACTGCCGAGGGCCGGCGAGCCGCAACCGGGCAGCAAGAGATACCGAAATGGACGAATCATCGTCACGGCTCAAATGGTCGAGATGCCGGTGGCGCTGGATACATCTTATGGTTGCCAGGATTGGCCAAGCTGGAAGAATTAA